Proteins encoded by one window of Blautia luti:
- a CDS encoding leucine-rich repeat protein — protein sequence MKKKLLAVILTMAVSCQSLPVYAGEAADIFSDSGTEMSESGESTDDFSDGEPEKDVETAEETPQTVPELISPEEEPVENIFTDDQNENDSSDENQVSAYSTDTELTYGNYKYTVSGQQATIIKYIGSESTVKIPEKINNYVVKTIGRSAFSSCSSLKKIEIPDSVTEIGDYAFQYCGSLTEVTGGRQLKKIGYEAFQYCRKLESITLYPTVTSISSLAFDECRLLTIYGYAGSYAETYASGQNIPFQSLGEYIPEYEDYDYTENLNRWIQDEGTASAMAYLTRDGNFMNSMLVAQWDDSFIDRVVETMSNMYFRGKDGWKQIFAGETSQNQAREVLIALLDSYSGTVLDLSQAETMKKFVKIYLDTFKQGDWAYAAAYGLSNDEIKKLASVCTEDTLSAFFVDKKYDDLADYLQNVGHFAADSKVIKCIKSFSSSKNFAKTLSNGMDLISNGLSIIKVGTDTIKRYYDIVALAKADEMYSEMLLYLKNNCEYDPICEAAKELYGVIHGTYEDQMMYLSNAAFDELSDVALESMLTSVASALPLGTVIYTSYKYSTGLANILFNTGDTQKQVDNMRCVAYIGYYLSNWMQYNKRMYQQSGISDKNYYAKRTIFAFYMLMKSRTAGETSVRKYLDIMKRSSKKEYTYSLQVTSTLEAIEKCLKSSGVLGKYSNSVISCPVNVEVYDKSGNKVLTVYDGQESSGNVGDIYYNVMYHPLDQDYVKIINLPQDSGYTLKCIATDMGKVEYYVTDIGADGTAERKETDDIPISKGSTIEITNIAEEKPSCKLLDEKGNVKEEYTAQPEKTEYIEVAEIKTDTDAVNLKVGEKVLINAQILPDNATTKNIIWSSADDTIAKINSDGVVEGMAAGETTARVASAENRDLFKEIKVTVVKEETPVIPTATPIPKPSAPKLSKLTVSNNSITFTWKKVSGASGYQIYRKTDSGKWTPIKTTKGTSYKDTKVKAGYKYTYTVKAYKTVKRKKTYSSYNKKGLSGKLTTVISLSLKSHKAVINWKKTTGAVGYYIYRSTSANGKFSKIKAVARGNTLKYTDKSVKKNKKYYYKVVPYGKIKGKKLTGTYSAVKKIVIK from the coding sequence ATGAAGAAAAAATTGCTGGCTGTTATATTGACTATGGCAGTAAGTTGTCAGTCGTTGCCAGTTTATGCTGGAGAAGCGGCGGATATTTTCAGTGATTCTGGTACTGAAATGTCAGAAAGCGGAGAATCGACAGATGATTTTTCAGATGGAGAACCAGAGAAAGATGTGGAAACTGCAGAGGAAACACCTCAGACTGTCCCGGAACTTATTTCTCCGGAAGAAGAGCCTGTGGAAAACATTTTCACAGATGATCAAAATGAAAACGATTCATCGGATGAAAATCAGGTTTCTGCATATAGTACAGATACTGAACTTACATACGGAAACTACAAATATACAGTTTCCGGTCAGCAAGCCACTATTATTAAATATATTGGATCTGAATCCACGGTAAAAATTCCGGAGAAGATTAATAATTATGTGGTGAAGACGATAGGAAGAAGTGCATTTAGTAGCTGTTCAAGTCTGAAAAAGATAGAGATCCCAGATAGCGTAACGGAGATCGGGGATTATGCATTCCAGTACTGTGGAAGCCTGACAGAAGTAACCGGAGGAAGACAGCTGAAAAAGATCGGTTATGAAGCGTTCCAGTACTGCCGGAAGCTTGAAAGCATTACACTCTACCCAACAGTAACAAGCATCTCCAGCCTTGCGTTTGACGAATGCCGTCTTCTCACCATCTACGGCTACGCCGGCTCCTATGCGGAAACTTACGCTTCCGGACAAAACATCCCATTCCAGAGTCTGGGAGAATATATCCCGGAATACGAGGATTACGATTACACAGAAAATCTCAACCGCTGGATACAGGACGAAGGAACAGCCAGTGCTATGGCATATCTTACAAGAGATGGAAACTTCATGAATTCCATGCTGGTTGCACAATGGGATGACAGTTTTATTGACCGCGTAGTAGAAACAATGTCAAACATGTATTTCCGTGGGAAAGACGGATGGAAACAGATATTTGCCGGTGAAACCAGTCAGAATCAGGCAAGGGAAGTTCTGATCGCATTGCTGGACTCATATTCAGGAACTGTCCTGGATCTCTCACAGGCAGAAACAATGAAGAAATTTGTCAAAATTTATCTGGATACTTTCAAACAAGGCGACTGGGCTTATGCGGCTGCGTATGGATTAAGTAATGACGAAATAAAGAAATTAGCCTCAGTATGCACAGAAGATACTCTGTCTGCCTTCTTTGTTGATAAAAAATATGACGATCTGGCTGACTATCTCCAGAATGTCGGGCACTTTGCCGCAGACTCAAAAGTTATCAAATGTATTAAAAGCTTTTCCTCATCGAAAAATTTCGCCAAAACACTTTCCAATGGTATGGATCTTATCAGCAATGGACTCAGCATCATAAAAGTCGGCACAGACACAATCAAAAGATACTATGACATCGTAGCCCTGGCAAAAGCCGATGAAATGTACTCGGAAATGCTCCTGTACCTGAAAAATAACTGCGAATACGATCCCATATGTGAAGCAGCAAAAGAACTGTATGGTGTGATCCACGGAACATATGAAGATCAGATGATGTATTTGTCAAATGCAGCCTTTGATGAATTGAGTGATGTAGCCCTGGAGTCCATGCTGACATCAGTAGCCTCAGCCCTTCCGCTGGGCACAGTGATCTATACATCATATAAATACAGCACAGGTCTTGCCAACATTCTTTTTAACACAGGAGACACGCAGAAACAGGTAGATAACATGCGCTGTGTGGCATATATCGGATACTACCTGAGTAACTGGATGCAGTATAACAAAAGAATGTACCAGCAGTCCGGGATCTCTGATAAAAATTATTATGCAAAGAGAACAATATTTGCATTTTACATGCTGATGAAATCAAGAACAGCAGGAGAAACCAGTGTACGGAAATATCTGGATATAATGAAAAGATCCAGCAAAAAAGAATACACCTATTCCCTTCAGGTTACTTCAACTCTGGAAGCTATAGAAAAATGCCTGAAATCAAGCGGAGTATTGGGGAAATATTCCAATTCTGTTATTTCCTGTCCGGTTAATGTAGAAGTATACGATAAATCGGGTAATAAAGTCCTGACTGTATATGACGGCCAGGAGAGCTCTGGAAATGTAGGTGATATCTATTATAATGTCATGTATCATCCACTGGATCAGGATTATGTAAAAATCATCAATTTGCCTCAGGACAGCGGATATACACTGAAGTGTATTGCAACAGACATGGGAAAGGTTGAATACTATGTCACAGATATCGGTGCAGATGGTACTGCAGAAAGAAAAGAAACCGACGACATTCCAATCTCTAAAGGAAGTACCATAGAGATTACCAATATTGCAGAAGAAAAACCATCCTGTAAACTTCTTGATGAGAAAGGAAATGTAAAAGAAGAATATACTGCACAGCCGGAAAAAACAGAATATATTGAAGTTGCTGAGATAAAAACAGACACAGATGCTGTTAATCTGAAAGTCGGAGAAAAAGTACTGATCAATGCACAGATTTTACCGGACAATGCAACAACAAAGAACATCATCTGGTCATCTGCAGATGATACCATTGCAAAGATTAATTCAGATGGTGTAGTGGAGGGGATGGCAGCCGGAGAAACAACCGCCAGGGTAGCCAGCGCAGAAAATCGTGACCTGTTCAAAGAGATAAAGGTAACTGTTGTGAAAGAGGAAACACCAGTTATACCAACTGCTACTCCGATTCCCAAACCATCTGCACCGAAATTGTCCAAGCTTACTGTATCAAATAATTCCATTACTTTTACCTGGAAAAAAGTATCCGGTGCCAGTGGCTATCAGATATACAGAAAGACAGATTCCGGCAAGTGGACTCCCATAAAAACAACAAAAGGGACTTCCTACAAAGATACCAAAGTAAAAGCCGGTTATAAATATACTTACACAGTAAAAGCATATAAGACTGTAAAGAGAAAGAAAACATACAGCAGTTATAACAAAAAAGGATTATCCGGAAAACTTACCACAGTGATCTCTCTTTCACTGAAAAGCCATAAGGCAGTGATAAACTGGAAAAAAACCACCGGAGCTGTCGGTTACTATATTTACCGCTCCACCAGTGCCAATGGTAAATTCAGCAAGATCAAAGCAGTCGCCCGTGGCAATACTTTAAAATATACGGACAAAAGTGTAAAAAAGAATAAAAAATACTATTACAAAGTAGTACCTTACGGAAAAATAAAAGGCAAAAAGCTCACTGGTACATACAGTGCAGTAAAAAAGATAGTAATAAAATAA